The proteins below come from a single Iocasia fonsfrigidae genomic window:
- a CDS encoding class II aldolase/adducin family protein: protein MDDFKQIVVDAGVKMCQRSLTVGTWGNISYRDPESGNIFLTPSGMDYQKLGTNDIVVYNAKGEIIEGQRKPSIEWSMHLAIFAAREDVNAIIHTHPTYSTAFAITDTSIPPVSEDFVQIVGDSVECAEYALPGTKELGEYAVKALASKNAVLLTSHGTLCVGPNMDFAFKVCDVVEKTAYLYLMSKNLGEARIIPPADIKAMQDFVKTKYGQ, encoded by the coding sequence ATGGATGACTTCAAACAAATTGTTGTTGATGCAGGAGTTAAGATGTGCCAGAGAAGCTTGACAGTTGGTACTTGGGGTAATATTAGTTATCGGGATCCTGAAAGCGGTAATATTTTTTTAACACCTAGTGGTATGGATTATCAGAAATTAGGGACTAATGATATTGTTGTTTATAATGCAAAAGGGGAAATAATCGAGGGCCAAAGAAAACCTTCAATTGAATGGTCAATGCATTTAGCTATTTTTGCGGCAAGGGAAGATGTAAATGCTATTATTCATACACACCCGACTTATTCCACTGCTTTTGCTATTACAGATACTTCAATACCACCAGTTTCAGAGGACTTTGTACAGATTGTAGGTGATTCAGTAGAATGTGCAGAATATGCCCTGCCTGGGACAAAAGAATTGGGGGAGTATGCTGTTAAAGCTTTAGCATCTAAAAATGCGGTATTATTGACCAGTCATGGGACCTTATGTGTAGGCCCTAACATGGATTTTGCTTTTAAGGTTTGTGATGTTGTAGAAAAAACAGCTTATCTCTATCTAATGAGTAAGAATTTAGGTGAGGCTAGAATTATACCACCTGCTGATATAAAGGCGATGCAGGATTTTGTTAAAACAAAGTATGGTCAGTAG
- the guaB gene encoding IMP dehydrogenase, with translation MEKLIKEGLTFDDVLLIPARSEVLPRDIETGTRLTRNIRLNIPIISAGMDTVTESRMAIAMARQGGIGIIHKNMSIKRQAEEVDRVKRSESGVIVDPFYLSPEKKLSDAEALMSKYRISGVPIVDKDKKLVGIITNRDLRFVKDYDRDIAEVMTDEGLVTAPVGTTVDEAKEALQEHKIEKLPLVDEDGLLKGLITIKDIEKAEKFPNAAKDSQGRLLVGAAVGVTEDTIERVTALVEAEVDIIVIDTAHGHSVGVLNTVERVNEAFPELEIIAGNVATAQATEDLIKAGADVVKVGIGPGSICTTRVVAGVGVPQITAILDCVARAKEYDIPVIADGGIKYSGDIVKALAAGADTVMLGSILAGTEESPGEFEIYKGRSYKVYRGMGSMGAMQEGSKDRYFQEQEQEAKKLVPEGIEGRVPFKGPLGDTIYQLVGGIRAGMGYCGTKTIKDLGENARFIKITAAGLRESHPHDVNITKEAPNYSID, from the coding sequence ATGGAAAAACTTATTAAAGAGGGTTTAACATTTGATGATGTTTTGTTGATACCGGCGCGGTCAGAAGTTCTTCCCCGGGATATAGAGACTGGTACCAGATTAACAAGGAATATTCGTTTAAATATACCTATTATTAGTGCTGGAATGGATACAGTGACAGAGTCCAGGATGGCTATTGCGATGGCCAGGCAGGGCGGTATTGGGATAATACATAAAAACATGAGTATCAAAAGACAGGCTGAAGAGGTTGATCGGGTCAAGAGGTCTGAGAGTGGTGTCATTGTTGACCCTTTTTATTTATCACCAGAGAAAAAACTCAGTGATGCTGAGGCTTTGATGTCAAAATATAGAATATCCGGGGTCCCGATTGTGGATAAGGATAAAAAATTGGTCGGGATTATTACCAATAGAGACCTCCGTTTTGTTAAGGACTATGACAGGGATATAGCTGAAGTGATGACAGATGAGGGATTAGTAACAGCCCCGGTGGGAACAACTGTTGATGAGGCTAAAGAAGCCCTGCAGGAACATAAAATAGAAAAACTTCCCCTTGTTGATGAAGATGGTTTACTTAAGGGATTAATTACTATTAAGGATATTGAAAAGGCTGAGAAATTCCCTAATGCTGCCAAAGATAGTCAGGGGAGATTACTAGTTGGGGCGGCAGTTGGTGTAACCGAGGATACTATAGAGCGGGTAACTGCCCTGGTAGAGGCAGAGGTAGACATTATTGTAATTGATACTGCTCACGGTCATTCTGTAGGGGTTTTAAACACTGTTGAACGGGTAAACGAGGCTTTCCCTGAATTGGAGATTATTGCCGGTAATGTTGCTACCGCCCAGGCAACAGAGGATCTTATTAAGGCAGGTGCGGATGTTGTTAAAGTAGGTATAGGTCCTGGTTCAATCTGTACGACCAGGGTAGTAGCTGGTGTTGGTGTACCACAGATTACAGCCATACTTGATTGTGTAGCCAGGGCAAAAGAATATGATATACCAGTGATTGCTGATGGTGGTATTAAATATTCAGGGGATATTGTTAAAGCCCTTGCTGCTGGTGCAGATACAGTAATGCTTGGTAGTATACTGGCTGGGACCGAAGAAAGCCCTGGTGAGTTTGAAATTTATAAGGGCAGGAGTTATAAGGTTTATCGTGGCATGGGTTCAATGGGGGCTATGCAGGAAGGCAGCAAAGACAGATATTTTCAGGAACAGGAACAGGAAGCCAAGAAACTTGTACCAGAGGGTATAGAAGGAAGGGTTCCCTTTAAAGGCCCTTTAGGTGATACTATCTACCAGTTAGTGGGTGGCATAAGGGCAGGTATGGGGTACTGTGGTACTAAAACCATTAAAGACCTCGGAGAAAATGCTCGTTTTATCAAGATAACTGCGGCTGGTTTAAGGGAGAGTCATCCCCATGATGTAAATATTACTAAAGAAGCCCCAAATTATTCTATAGATTAA
- a CDS encoding substrate-binding domain-containing protein produces MKKLIIMLTLLILIVCSSSSFVLAKDIRIGFIPMTLSNEYFITMVNAAKQEAEKLGVELLVQAGQRHGSAQEQLQIVENMITRQVDAICIVASSSEGLITALGKAQRAGVPVINLDTRVDPVAVKKAGLDPIPFIGTNNYTGAKKAGARAFELVGAKAEVAILTGISGQQNARDRRNGFYDLVEGKFKVVAEQTANWEVEQGYNVSQNILQANPSLKLIFASNDNMALGAYRAIKEAGLDNKIEVIGFDAVPAALESIKNGEMDSTVAQFPAEMGIKGVQTAVKMIEGKDVDNTMYTKTLLITKENVEEFIQYLAQFK; encoded by the coding sequence ATGAAAAAATTAATTATTATGTTGACTCTTTTGATATTGATAGTATGTAGTTCTAGTTCATTTGTTTTGGCAAAAGATATAAGAATTGGTTTTATTCCCATGACCTTAAGCAATGAGTATTTTATTACCATGGTTAATGCAGCAAAACAGGAAGCAGAAAAATTAGGTGTAGAATTACTGGTTCAGGCTGGCCAGAGGCATGGTAGTGCCCAGGAGCAATTGCAAATTGTAGAAAATATGATAACGCGTCAGGTTGATGCTATTTGTATTGTTGCTAGTAGTTCAGAAGGATTAATTACTGCTTTGGGCAAAGCACAGCGTGCTGGTGTTCCAGTAATTAATCTTGATACCCGGGTTGATCCAGTAGCGGTTAAAAAGGCCGGTCTTGACCCGATACCATTCATTGGTACCAACAATTATACTGGTGCTAAAAAAGCAGGAGCAAGGGCTTTTGAATTAGTTGGCGCTAAGGCTGAAGTAGCTATTTTAACAGGTATTTCCGGGCAACAAAATGCGAGAGATAGGCGAAATGGATTTTACGACCTTGTAGAAGGAAAATTTAAAGTAGTGGCAGAACAAACAGCAAACTGGGAAGTAGAACAGGGGTATAATGTATCCCAGAATATACTTCAGGCAAATCCTTCATTAAAACTCATTTTTGCCAGTAATGATAATATGGCCTTAGGTGCCTATAGGGCTATCAAAGAAGCAGGACTGGATAATAAAATTGAAGTTATTGGATTTGATGCTGTACCAGCAGCCCTTGAAAGTATTAAAAATGGAGAGATGGACTCTACAGTAGCACAGTTTCCTGCAGAAATGGGAATTAAAGGTGTACAGACAGCAGTAAAAATGATTGAGGGTAAAGATGTAGATAATACTATGTATACAAAAACCCTGTTAATTACTAAAGAGAATGTTGAAGAATTCATACAATATTTAGCTCAGTTCAAGTAA
- a CDS encoding MarR family transcriptional regulator, translating to MKRKLIKEAAEEIAGFMPFYFKYINPIIHKDEKYSLNENQIKLIMMLYLTESQTPTKLSIFMDMPKGSLTTIIDSLVDKGFITKKEDINDRRKKKISITEKGKGFVAYKTNDSLLKFNDLFQNFKEDSLERIIIGFRELSQNLKLSN from the coding sequence ATGAAGAGAAAGTTAATTAAAGAAGCAGCAGAAGAGATTGCTGGGTTTATGCCTTTTTATTTTAAATATATAAACCCAATTATACATAAAGATGAAAAATATTCTTTAAATGAAAATCAAATAAAATTAATAATGATGCTGTATTTAACAGAGAGTCAAACACCTACGAAACTTAGTATTTTTATGGATATGCCTAAAGGCAGTTTAACAACTATAATTGATTCGCTTGTTGATAAAGGTTTTATAACAAAAAAAGAAGATATTAATGATAGAAGAAAAAAGAAGATAAGTATCACTGAAAAAGGAAAGGGATTTGTAGCTTATAAAACTAACGATAGTTTACTTAAATTTAACGACTTATTTCAAAATTTTAAGGAAGATAGTTTGGAAAGGATAATAATAGGGTTTAGAGAACTATCTCAAAACTTAAAGTTAAGTAATTAA
- a CDS encoding macrolide family glycosyltransferase: MDTIIFFGVPAHGHINPTLPIVEELITRGKRIIYYCTEDFKDIIENSGALFRPYKMEIMNKNNKLISKNFISLTRSILESTDDIINHHLEEVRDENPVCIVHDSFCTWGRCIAKVLNIRAVCSTTIFPIGKKFLNPGILMMMLSRLGDLIRFKKLAKYYSKKYNIEVDLKHTIINKEDLNIVYTSRYFQPKSEEIDESYKYVGPSINHRDEDLDFPFEKLRNRKVIYISLGTLLNQNISFYQKCLKTFAQKEFLVIMSVGKNTEIKELGEIPDNFIVKDYVPQIEVLQRADLFISHAGMNSVHEALYFGVPLILVPQQPEQLMIGKRIEELGAGICLNNKEINENILRDSADKIMKHQSYLQNTNYIKETFRKAGGYKRAVDIILDTLPH; encoded by the coding sequence ATGGATACTATTATATTTTTTGGTGTTCCCGCTCATGGTCATATTAACCCAACACTTCCAATTGTTGAAGAATTAATTACAAGAGGAAAGAGGATTATTTATTATTGTACTGAAGATTTTAAGGATATAATAGAAAACAGTGGTGCCCTATTTAGACCTTATAAAATGGAAATTATGAATAAAAATAATAAATTAATTTCTAAAAATTTTATTTCACTAACAAGGTCAATTTTAGAATCTACAGATGATATAATAAATCATCACCTTGAAGAGGTGAGAGATGAAAATCCAGTTTGTATAGTTCATGATTCTTTTTGTACCTGGGGCAGGTGTATTGCCAAGGTTTTAAATATAAGGGCAGTATGTTCAACTACGATATTTCCAATAGGAAAAAAGTTTTTAAATCCAGGGATATTAATGATGATGCTTAGTAGATTGGGAGATTTGATAAGATTTAAGAAGCTTGCTAAATACTACAGTAAAAAATATAATATTGAAGTTGATCTTAAACATACTATTATCAATAAAGAAGATCTTAATATAGTATATACTTCAAGGTATTTCCAGCCTAAATCAGAAGAAATAGATGAGAGCTATAAGTATGTTGGCCCATCAATTAACCATAGAGATGAAGACCTTGATTTCCCTTTTGAAAAATTGAGGAATAGAAAAGTTATTTATATTTCTCTAGGTACATTACTTAACCAAAACATTAGTTTTTATCAGAAATGTTTAAAAACCTTTGCTCAAAAGGAATTTCTTGTTATTATGTCTGTGGGTAAAAATACAGAGATAAAAGAGTTGGGTGAAATTCCTGATAATTTTATTGTCAAAGATTATGTGCCACAAATTGAGGTTTTACAAAGGGCAGATTTATTTATATCACATGCTGGTATGAATAGTGTACATGAAGCCTTATATTTTGGTGTTCCTTTAATTTTAGTTCCACAACAACCAGAACAGCTAATGATTGGGAAAAGGATTGAGGAATTAGGAGCAGGGATTTGTTTAAATAATAAAGAAATTAATGAAAATATACTTCGAGATTCTGCAGATAAAATCATGAAACACCAATCATATTTGCAAAATACAAACTATATAAAGGAAACTTTTAGAAAAGCTGGCGGCTATAAAAGGGCTGTTGATATAATTTTGGATACATTACCACACTAG
- a CDS encoding sugar ABC transporter ATP-binding protein, whose translation MSKLLEMKNISKTFPGVKALDNVQFDLQKGEVHVLLGENGAGKSTLIKILSGAHTKDNGEIFIEGKEATIEKPADAFAYGVSIIYQEFNLNPYMSIYENLFLGREYTSKYRFINKQKAIKKTKEISKVVGLNAKPTTLVEELTVAEKQLVEIAKALIFEAKMIVFDEPTATLTETEIELLFKIIRDLKANGMGIVYISHRMNELKEIGDRCTILRDGQYVDTVELDQVSKNELVSKMVGRKIDENNKKKDSHSCDEVVLRVVNLCYKDKVNNASFELRKGEILGIAGLVGAGRTELAKTIIGEFAKEKGETIVKDRVVELSSPSVAIKNDIVYLSEDRKDEGLFLEHSVKRNITISSLDKIRAKFCLHNSKEKNICQSLIEKMNIKTPSQETKVVTLSGGNQQKIVIAKGLCQQSSIYIFDEPTRGIDVGAKEEIYNIMTKLVKDGASIIMISSDMPEIMKMSDRIMVMYHGQIANIFDNTSDLSQEQILSSAIGG comes from the coding sequence ATGAGTAAACTTCTTGAAATGAAAAATATAAGCAAGACTTTTCCTGGGGTAAAAGCCCTTGATAATGTACAATTTGATCTTCAAAAAGGGGAAGTACATGTTTTATTAGGAGAAAATGGTGCTGGTAAATCAACCTTGATTAAAATACTTTCTGGTGCCCATACAAAAGATAATGGGGAAATTTTTATTGAGGGTAAAGAGGCTACCATAGAAAAACCAGCAGATGCTTTTGCATATGGGGTAAGTATTATTTATCAGGAGTTTAATTTGAATCCCTATATGTCGATTTATGAAAATTTGTTTCTAGGTAGGGAATACACAAGTAAATATAGGTTTATTAATAAGCAGAAAGCAATCAAAAAGACTAAAGAGATAAGTAAGGTAGTAGGCTTAAATGCTAAACCAACTACCCTGGTTGAGGAACTAACTGTTGCTGAAAAACAATTGGTAGAGATTGCTAAGGCGCTTATCTTTGAGGCCAAGATGATAGTCTTTGATGAACCAACAGCTACCCTGACTGAGACCGAAATTGAGCTCTTATTCAAGATAATAAGGGATTTAAAGGCAAATGGGATGGGAATAGTTTATATATCTCATCGAATGAATGAACTAAAAGAGATTGGGGATAGGTGTACTATTTTAAGGGATGGTCAATATGTAGATACTGTGGAGCTGGATCAGGTAAGTAAAAACGAGTTAGTTAGTAAAATGGTTGGTCGCAAAATAGATGAGAATAATAAGAAAAAAGATAGTCATAGTTGTGATGAAGTAGTTCTTAGAGTTGTAAATCTGTGTTATAAAGATAAGGTTAATAATGCTTCTTTTGAGCTAAGAAAGGGGGAAATATTAGGTATTGCTGGTTTAGTTGGGGCTGGTAGAACTGAACTGGCTAAGACGATTATAGGGGAATTTGCTAAAGAAAAAGGAGAAACTATTGTAAAGGATAGGGTAGTAGAACTAAGTTCACCTAGTGTAGCGATAAAAAATGATATAGTTTATCTAAGTGAGGACAGAAAAGATGAAGGATTATTTCTTGAACATAGTGTCAAAAGAAATATTACAATTTCTTCTTTGGATAAGATAAGGGCCAAATTTTGCTTGCATAATAGCAAAGAGAAAAACATCTGTCAAAGTTTAATAGAAAAAATGAACATTAAAACCCCTTCACAGGAGACTAAAGTTGTTACTTTAAGTGGGGGTAATCAACAAAAGATTGTTATTGCTAAGGGGCTTTGCCAGCAGTCAAGTATATATATATTTGATGAGCCTACCAGAGGTATTGATGTAGGGGCTAAGGAAGAAATATACAATATCATGACCAAGTTAGTTAAAGATGGAGCTTCAATTATTATGATTTCTTCTGATATGCCAGAGATAATGAAAATGTCTGACCGTATCATGGTCATGTATCATGGTCAGATAGCTAATATCTTTGATAACACTAGTGATTTAAGTCAAGAACAGATTTTATCTTCTGCGATAGGGGGCTAG
- a CDS encoding ABC transporter permease, whose translation MLKGINAREFLKKFGIYLGFLIIFLLFSVLSPYFFAQRNILNIIVQSAIIAIIAIGETIVILTGGIDLSVGSIVAFVSIITGMTLVAGWPIPLAIIFSIMVGVMIGLINGTIISFGKVPAFIMTLGMMSIAKGASLAANDGRPVSGLPISFQNIATTRILGIPIFVIYCIIAFTIMYIVLNKIKLGRYIYAIGGNKSAARLSGIKVKKINTIAYVFSGLFAGIGGVLLTARLNYATPLSGEGYELDVIAAAVIGGTALSGGSGNILGTLVGALMLGTLRNGLTLLDVSSFYQKIIIGTVIIAAVFVDKAKDR comes from the coding sequence ATGTTAAAAGGAATAAATGCTAGAGAATTTTTAAAGAAATTTGGCATCTATCTGGGGTTTTTAATTATATTTCTATTATTTTCTGTTTTAAGTCCTTACTTTTTTGCCCAAAGGAATATCCTTAATATTATAGTTCAATCTGCAATAATAGCCATCATTGCTATTGGAGAAACTATAGTTATTTTGACAGGTGGAATTGATTTAAGTGTAGGTTCTATTGTAGCTTTTGTAAGTATAATAACAGGAATGACATTAGTAGCTGGTTGGCCAATACCCTTAGCTATAATCTTTAGTATTATGGTAGGGGTGATGATTGGTTTAATAAATGGGACTATTATTTCGTTTGGTAAAGTGCCTGCTTTCATTATGACCCTGGGTATGATGAGCATTGCTAAGGGAGCTTCCTTAGCTGCTAATGATGGAAGGCCTGTATCTGGGTTACCAATTTCTTTTCAAAATATTGCCACAACAAGAATTCTGGGTATACCGATTTTTGTAATCTATTGTATTATTGCCTTTACTATTATGTATATTGTATTAAACAAAATTAAACTAGGGCGCTATATTTACGCTATCGGTGGGAATAAGAGTGCTGCCCGTTTATCAGGAATTAAGGTAAAAAAGATAAATACTATTGCTTATGTTTTTAGTGGACTTTTTGCGGGAATTGGTGGTGTTTTACTAACAGCTAGGCTTAATTATGCGACACCGCTATCTGGGGAAGGGTATGAACTTGATGTGATTGCTGCTGCAGTTATTGGGGGAACAGCCCTTTCTGGTGGTTCAGGAAATATTCTAGGTACACTTGTTGGGGCGCTGATGTTAGGAACTTTAAGGAATGGTTTAACACTTTTAGATGTATCAAGTTTTTATCAGAAAATTATTATTGGGACTGTTATTATAGCGGCAGTTTTTGTAGACAAAGCAAAGGATAGATAG
- the xylB gene encoding xylulokinase, with protein MNQEIFVGIDLGTTGMKIIFMDTDGTILAKNYVDYPILNPEQGYAEQRPSDWWQGLCKISTEVLNEHPGLKDRIACIGISGQMHTQVYLDNNNRILRNAITWMDQRTRKLVERYNAKEENRMIISDYTLNSLSTTYTAPHIVWVKEEEPDIYRKTEKVLLAKDYIKYMLTGEMVTDYSDAVGTLLFNTVKKKWSDEMFRLFDLAPSLMPEVDKSAQVIGRITPEAASITGLPEGTPVINGSADQAATSLGAGVIHPGEVTAIVGTAGVISVISDEPIADPEHRVLCWNYCLEDKWVNLGIMQTAGESLNWFKRTFDSESDAVFDIYNQEIANIADGSEGLIFLPYLMGERSPHWDSEARGVFFGMSMNHNKYHFVKSIMEGVSFAFKNNLEVMESLGINIDKLRLLGGGSKSEEWLNIMAKVLNKKISPVKVAETGALGSSILCGLALGVYDSLDDVVSRLTMTGKEYYYEEIPEIYYKNYNKYKKIYQRTKDIFKL; from the coding sequence ATGAATCAAGAGATTTTTGTTGGAATTGATTTAGGTACTACTGGAATGAAAATTATTTTTATGGACACCGATGGGACAATATTAGCCAAGAATTATGTTGATTACCCGATACTAAATCCTGAACAGGGGTATGCAGAGCAAAGGCCTTCTGATTGGTGGCAGGGTTTATGTAAGATCTCTACTGAAGTGTTAAACGAACATCCTGGTTTAAAAGATAGAATAGCTTGTATAGGTATTTCTGGCCAGATGCATACCCAGGTCTATCTTGATAACAATAACCGCATATTGAGGAATGCAATAACCTGGATGGATCAGAGGACAAGGAAATTAGTGGAAAGATATAATGCAAAAGAAGAAAACAGGATGATTATTTCTGATTATACCCTTAACTCTCTTTCTACTACCTATACTGCACCACATATTGTTTGGGTAAAAGAAGAAGAGCCTGATATATATAGGAAAACTGAAAAGGTTCTTCTGGCCAAAGATTATATCAAATACATGTTAACTGGAGAGATGGTTACGGACTATTCAGATGCAGTAGGAACCCTTTTGTTTAATACTGTTAAGAAAAAGTGGTCTGACGAGATGTTTAGACTTTTTGACTTAGCTCCAAGTTTAATGCCTGAGGTAGATAAATCAGCCCAAGTAATTGGAAGAATCACCCCTGAAGCAGCTAGTATTACTGGACTTCCTGAGGGCACTCCTGTTATAAATGGTTCTGCTGATCAGGCTGCTACCTCACTTGGGGCCGGGGTCATTCATCCTGGAGAGGTTACAGCAATAGTGGGTACAGCTGGTGTTATTTCAGTTATTTCCGATGAACCTATAGCTGACCCTGAACACAGGGTACTATGTTGGAATTATTGTCTAGAAGACAAATGGGTTAACCTGGGGATAATGCAGACAGCTGGTGAATCCTTAAACTGGTTTAAACGGACCTTTGATAGTGAGTCAGATGCTGTTTTTGATATCTATAACCAGGAAATAGCTAATATAGCAGATGGTAGTGAAGGTTTAATATTTTTACCTTATTTGATGGGAGAAAGATCACCTCACTGGGATTCTGAAGCTCGGGGAGTATTTTTTGGCATGAGCATGAATCATAATAAATATCATTTTGTTAAGTCAATTATGGAAGGTGTTAGTTTTGCCTTTAAAAATAACCTTGAAGTCATGGAATCATTAGGAATCAATATTGATAAACTGCGGCTGCTTGGTGGAGGCAGTAAGAGTGAAGAATGGCTTAATATTATGGCTAAAGTACTTAACAAAAAGATTAGTCCAGTAAAAGTCGCAGAAACTGGTGCTTTGGGTAGTTCTATTTTATGTGGCTTAGCACTGGGGGTTTACGATTCCCTGGATGATGTGGTTTCTCGTCTAACTATGACTGGCAAAGAATATTATTACGAAGAAATACCTGAAATATACTATAAAAATTACAATAAATATAAAAAGATATATCAGAGAACAAAGGATATTTTTAAACTATAA
- the trxB gene encoding thioredoxin-disulfide reductase: MSDKIKKEKLIIIGGGPAGLTAAIYGLRAGLDPLVLMGPEPGGQITTSPEIENFPGFPGGINGFELMQKVIQQVESFEGRLAYEMVDELNLKQKPYTIKTGNQVYQTDTIIIATGASPRKLGLVREGELLGQGVSYCATCDGAFFKGQAVAVVGGGDVALEEASYLSGFASKVYLIHRRNQFRGTKLLADRLISNPKLEILWDSEVRDLLGDEKLSGIVVENNKTNEKKVLNDVRGLFIAIGYNPNVSLFEGIIELDESGFIKTNDRYMTNIEGVFAAGDVQDPLYQQVVTSAGSGAAAAIEAGQYIDSLL; the protein is encoded by the coding sequence ATGTCTGATAAGATAAAGAAGGAGAAATTGATTATTATTGGTGGTGGGCCGGCTGGCCTTACAGCAGCAATATATGGGTTAAGGGCTGGTTTAGATCCCCTTGTACTTATGGGTCCTGAACCAGGGGGCCAGATTACTACTTCGCCGGAAATAGAAAACTTTCCCGGGTTCCCCGGGGGGATAAATGGTTTTGAATTAATGCAGAAAGTTATTCAACAGGTTGAGAGTTTTGAGGGGAGACTGGCCTATGAGATGGTAGATGAGCTGAATCTGAAGCAGAAACCGTATACTATCAAGACTGGAAACCAGGTATATCAGACTGATACTATAATAATAGCAACTGGTGCTTCTCCACGCAAACTGGGGCTTGTCAGGGAAGGGGAACTCCTGGGTCAGGGTGTTTCTTACTGTGCTACCTGTGATGGTGCCTTTTTTAAAGGGCAAGCTGTTGCTGTGGTAGGGGGTGGGGATGTTGCCCTTGAAGAGGCCAGTTATTTAAGTGGTTTTGCCTCTAAGGTTTATCTCATCCATCGGCGCAATCAGTTCAGGGGAACAAAGTTATTAGCTGATAGGCTAATTAGTAATCCAAAGCTTGAAATATTATGGGATTCTGAGGTTAGAGATTTACTAGGTGATGAAAAATTATCAGGGATTGTTGTGGAGAATAATAAAACAAATGAAAAGAAGGTATTAAATGATGTCAGGGGACTTTTTATTGCTATTGGTTATAACCCTAATGTCAGTCTTTTTGAGGGAATTATTGAGCTGGATGAGTCAGGTTTTATTAAGACTAATGATAGGTATATGACAAATATAGAGGGTGTGTTTGCTGCTGGGGATGTTCAGGATCCACTGTATCAGCAGGTAGTAACATCAGCTGGTAGTGGTGCAGCAGCGGCAATAGAAGCAGGTCAGTACATAGACAGTTTGCTTTAG
- a CDS encoding cyclic-di-AMP receptor, with protein sequence MKMVIAIVHDHDAHRLLEALNQGGFQATKMASTGGFLREGNTTFIIGTEAGDLDQVIEIIRDNCKSRKKTVAPMSPVATTLESYYSFPMEVQIGGATVFIINVEQFLKL encoded by the coding sequence ATGAAAATGGTAATTGCTATTGTACATGACCATGATGCCCATCGCTTATTGGAGGCACTTAATCAGGGTGGATTCCAGGCGACGAAGATGGCCAGTACAGGTGGCTTCTTAAGAGAGGGGAATACTACTTTTATAATTGGGACAGAAGCGGGTGACCTTGATCAGGTAATAGAGATAATACGGGATAACTGTAAGTCGCGAAAAAAGACTGTTGCCCCTATGTCCCCTGTGGCTACTACACTGGAGAGTTATTATTCCTTCCCTATGGAGGTGCAGATTGGTGGTGCCACAGTCTTTATTATTAATGTAGAACAGTTTCTAAAATTATAA
- a CDS encoding dTMP kinase: protein MNGKLIVIESGTDSSGKATQTDKLYQRLKKESYNIKKIQFPDYQSRSSELVKMYLNGEFGGKPGDVNSYAASTFYAVDRYASYQLKWKKYYQDGKIILADRYTTSNMVHQASKIKDLKEKEEYLDWLYDLEFNRFLLPEPDLVIFLDVPPEKSRVLMDKRAEGKDIHEQDINYLSSTYDNACWLAEKYKWQVIDCVRGNIMRTVEEIHEEIYDLFTGLMQR, encoded by the coding sequence GTGAACGGTAAATTAATCGTTATTGAATCTGGTACTGATTCCAGTGGGAAAGCAACCCAGACAGATAAGTTATACCAGAGATTAAAAAAAGAATCTTATAATATAAAAAAGATACAGTTTCCAGACTATCAGAGTAGGTCATCAGAGCTGGTTAAGATGTATTTGAATGGTGAATTTGGCGGTAAACCAGGTGATGTTAACTCCTATGCTGCTTCAACTTTTTATGCTGTAGATAGATATGCCTCATATCAGTTAAAATGGAAAAAGTATTATCAGGATGGGAAGATTATTCTGGCTGATAGGTATACTACCTCAAATATGGTCCACCAGGCCAGTAAGATTAAAGATCTAAAGGAAAAGGAAGAATATCTTGATTGGTTATATGACCTGGAGTTTAACAGATTTTTATTACCGGAGCCTGACCTGGTGATTTTTCTGGATGTTCCTCCTGAGAAGAGCCGTGTTTTAATGGATAAACGGGCAGAGGGTAAGGATATTCATGAACAGGATATTAATTATCTGAGCAGTACCTATGATAATGCCTGCTGGTTGGCTGAAAAATATAAGTGGCAGGTGATAGACTGTGTCAGGGGAAATATTATGCGGACAGTAGAAGAGATACATGAAGAAATTTATGATTTATTTACAGGTTTAATGCAGAGATAA